The Planctomycetia bacterium genome includes a window with the following:
- a CDS encoding type I phosphomannose isomerase catalytic subunit: protein MSTTQPLYPLRFKPIFRRYLWGGRRLGEVLGKAIGPEADYAESWEIVDHGEDQSVVVAGSLEGATLHDLVTKRGGELLGKHHPQSRFPLLFKFLDAQQTLSVQVHPDDARAAKLTPPDYGKTEAWYVIDAQPDSLIFAGLKRGFDRDTLARELHRGTAEMCLHRFEPTSGDCVLLPAGLIHAIGAGLLVAEIQQSSDTTYRLFDWNRVGPDGKPRQLHLDLGLEAVDDRLGPGEARVPSATNQPECVQLAACDKFVLNRWQFTAPITIGGDDRCHILAVVGGSALLDGDPTGKPVPFGGTAILPAACGAVKITPVGEATVLDATLP from the coding sequence ATGAGCACGACACAACCGCTGTATCCGTTGAGGTTTAAGCCCATTTTCCGTCGCTATCTCTGGGGCGGCCGCCGGCTGGGGGAAGTCCTCGGCAAGGCGATCGGCCCCGAGGCCGACTACGCCGAGAGCTGGGAAATCGTCGATCATGGCGAGGACCAAAGCGTCGTCGTCGCCGGCTCGCTGGAAGGGGCGACGCTGCACGACCTGGTCACAAAGCGCGGCGGCGAACTGCTCGGCAAACATCATCCGCAGTCGCGATTTCCGCTGCTGTTCAAGTTTCTCGACGCTCAGCAAACGCTCAGCGTCCAGGTGCATCCGGATGACGCCCGGGCAGCGAAATTGACTCCGCCGGATTACGGCAAGACCGAGGCCTGGTACGTGATCGACGCCCAGCCGGACAGCTTGATCTTCGCCGGGCTGAAACGGGGCTTCGATCGCGACACGCTGGCGCGCGAGCTGCACCGCGGCACCGCGGAGATGTGCTTGCATCGCTTCGAGCCGACTTCGGGAGACTGCGTCCTGCTGCCGGCCGGGCTGATCCACGCGATTGGCGCCGGGTTGCTCGTGGCGGAGATTCAGCAATCGAGCGACACCACCTATCGCCTCTTCGATTGGAACCGCGTGGGTCCGGACGGAAAGCCACGGCAACTGCATTTGGACCTGGGATTGGAGGCGGTCGATGATCGGCTGGGACCCGGCGAAGCCCGCGTACCCAGCGCGACGAACCAGCCAGAATGCGTGCAACTGGCCGCCTGCGATAAGTTCGTCCTGAACCGTTGGCAGTTCACGGCGCCAATCACGATCGGCGGCGACGACCGCTGTCATATCCTGGCGGTGGTCGGGGGTTCCGCGCTCCTCGACGGCGATCCGACCGGCAAACCAGTCCCATTCGGCGGCACAGCGATCTTGCCAGCCGCCTGCGGCGCGGTGAAGATCACGCCTGTTGGCGAAGCGACGGTGCTGGACGCGACGTTGCCGTAG